The window acatttttgcatttgttattaggaattaagaaaaacaagtgtgagtgatagaaatgaaaaaagtaaaagtttagtgTTCGGATTGGGGATGAAGGTGGGAATAGGAATAGGTGAAATGGATAGATTGTGCATAAAGTAACATTGGAATCGAGTTTAGGGTTGGAGAAAGTTGGAGAGAGTTATTGTTGGTGTTGAGAGTAGATTTATGCTTTCCTAACTGAAGGCAGTGTAATGCTTAAAAGATTTGACCATGGTGATGCCAAAATTGTGTTGGTACAGTAAAGAAACCTTGTAAGGAAACAGAAATTTGGAAGACGTCAGGCACTTACATTACTTGGGAAACAATAATAGGAGATATTAATCCATTCACCAATGTCACTCACATATACCATCCTCCCGCTCAAGAACCTTAACCCTTTtaaaaattatccaaaaaatgtccttaatttGTAAATGGCCATCATAGCACAATAAATCTGAGTTTGAGTATTTCTTTGCTATCATTTCTTAGGTACTGAGCAACGGCAACACTCTATCACTGAACAAAGTGACCCGGGAAGATGCAGGAACCTACGTTTGCAAAGCCATCGTTCCACGGATTGGAACCATGGAGAAAGAAGTAACTCTGACTGTGCGAGGTGAGTAGATCCACCACACAATACCAAACAAGCCATTTCTGttcatttatagaaataaaaacgATTGGAACAGATGCAACAACCCTACTTTTACCATAAATAAACTACAGCCGGTGAATTCCTGGAATGCTTTTAGAAGTTGTGCAAAACCCACTCGTCTCCGCAGATGTCTCTTTGTGCACCTATCAATGATAGGCAGGGCATTAATTtagtactgtaaatgtttttttctttccttttgtcttatttctttgttgtatataaaaaaagaactggaCATCTTACAGCATTCTAGCTTGCTAAAATGACCTTGCCTATTCTTTGTTATCAGGGCCACCTGTCATCACAAGCGCAATAAGCTATGAAAGTGTCCTTGGAGGAAAAGCACGACTGGAGTGTCTTGTTGAAACCACACCGATACCAGAAAGAATTGTAAGCACCGTGTTACTTAGCTACAGAGAtttgacaaaaacaaaagttcatCGAGGGCACTTTTATATCTGCACTTTGTGCAGTTTGCAATTCTTTTATCCAGAGCAAGAAGCTTTGGCATTTCATAACTCATTCTATAAAAATAATGCTTGATGATTAGAAGGTCAAACATCTACAATTTCAGAATGAGTTGTTTTATTCTTGGAGGTTCAATTTGTCTTTACAATTTTCAGGTTTGGACTTGGGACAAGCACAGTCTAGATGAGGGCTCTATGGGGCGCTTCTCGGTGGAGACACGAGTGACAAACAACGATGCTGTCTCTTATCTTATTATTGATGGAACAGAACCTTCAGATTATATGATGCAGTATAACTGCACCGCCATAAATCAATTTGGCGAAGATTCTGTGATTATCTCCCTGAGAGAGGAAGGTGAGCGATTATTCATTTGTCATATGCTTGAGTGTGAGAATACCATTATCTTCCTCCATATTTACTTGGCCATTGACGTGTCACCATCTTGGAGAACAATCCATAACAGATCTCATCTTCTCTTGCAGCTACTTTGCCTCTGATGCTCCTACTGATCGCCTTGGGTTTAGGAACTCTCTGCctttttgtactggtgaccatttGTGTTCTTTGCTGTCGACGACCACAAAAAGGTAACAGTGAATTTACCCAAATTTTTGTGCCAACTTTTCTCCACTTTCTGCCTTATTATGTATTTTCAATGGACCATTTGTTCTACTTTCTGGTGTTAAGTGTCTAATTAATCCCCTTTGTTTATTAACGAGTCTACATTTTTGGAGTGGTGTTTCCAAGACTCAATGTTTCTTGGATAACCTCTCCAAAGGTCATCGCCATCTTTCACTGACTTGTCTTAGGTTTCTCCAAGATTGAAGTTTCAGTCTccatatttttggaaaatgttctcCTATTATTTTACTAAAGCTCTATGTTGATAACGTTGTAAGAGGTTTGTTTGTCTCTCTCTTCTCACATCTTTAACCAAGCACTTTAATGTTCTGCCGTCCTTTCATCAGGTTTCTCATGATCTACCATTTCGTCACCATATCAGGTTTCATAGATGTCTCACttgctgaattttttttgtcTGCCGGCCCTAATGCCGCTTTTGTTTTGTCCTTTGTAGAGGTTAAAGACACGCAGATACTAGCGGTGGAAGTTTCGGGTAGTGAGCACAGTGATAGACACCCAAGTGATTCGGAAGAAGACCTCAAAGAACCATTGGTGAGTAACTACAGGTCAAACAGAAGATAGAAACCCAATATTAGGACATTTTACTGGTAAttcattgttaaataaaaatagatggCCAAGAATAAGGAGAACATTAGCCTTTGTCCATTACTATCCCCATATTGAGAAAATCAGAACAATGGGTAATTGTATTCTTCTTGATCATTGATGATTTTATCATAATTGTCCAAAAAATCTAACCATAGATCACTTCAGGAAAGCCAAAATTGGAATAAAACATGAATAGCCGAACTGAAACCATCACACAGTTTCCATTATTcttcatttgaaatattttgactTTATCACATAGGAACATTACCTTTATCAAGGAACCTTTGGACGGTCTTTGTGTCCAAGCACATCAGTTTTAGGgcaagtcttaagctacgtacacacttccaattattatcgttggaaaacgaacgacgaacgatcctgcacgatatctacgaacgatcgtatagcaccgatcctgcacatagagataacgacacgatcgttcgtagatattgtacacacaatagatacgatcgtttgagcgatagaggaactatgtgcacgacaggaaagtgaacgaatgttcgttcattacgcatgctcagaccatggacgatcaacgaacgaccgtacacacgaacgatgttcaacgatcgtcgtccaatccgatccgccggtccggtcgttcgtttccagcgactttcctcgttcgtcggcgtcgttggttacttttttacgaactattttttgcccaatcgatcgttcgtcgttcgattggaacgataaaaattggaagtgtgtacgcacctttataaAAGCTACAAGAACCCAAATGCTAAACTTTTGATAGAACTtaaccaaatgattttttttttcatagcacaCCGATACAGAATCTCGAGGAACATCGCAGACAGAACACAGCGATATCCCAGATGACCCTCAGGTAAGGGGCTTTGGTTGGCCGTAGCTGAGTTGTTCCATTATCCAGGGTTATAGATTGGAATATAACAGTTGGAGGGTTCAAACCTGGACACTGATAGAAAATAATGGTCAGTAGAATGGCTTTTGGATACAGTTTCaggagcagcacagtggctcagtggttagccctctagCCTTTgcagtcccaggttcgaatttcagccaggacattatctgcatggagtttgcaggttccccctgtgtttgtgtgggtttcctcccacattccaaaaactttaggttaactggcttccccccaaaattgaccttagattgtaataaagacaaatgacttTGGTTGgaacattagattgggagcttcTTTGaaggacacctagtgacatgactatggactttgtacagcactgcgtaatatgttggcgctatatataaatactgggtgaTAATAATAAACTCTTGGGTTTCCCAGATCTTTAGGATTATGCTGCAGGATTTTAGGTTTGGGAAAAAGCAACAGAGATTAGGTTTCCTAGCTTGAGGAAACACATAGATGATCACCATTGCATTGGAGGTCTTCAGAACCTCGAGGTAGGACAGCAGAACCCCTACAATACATATCTGCTGCTTGTAGGAATCATCCCTTGACTTCATGATGTAATTTCTGTTCTTGTTTGACCCTAACtcatattttttgtctttaggaCCCAACGAATGGCTACTACAAAGTCCGAGCCCACGATGACTCCCGTCCGACCACAGTTGCCTATCCAGAATTTTCATCACCTCCTCGGCCTCTCTATTCCGCAACCACAAGTCTCACCCCACTCTGCCCAACACCCTCTTTACCCGGAGCCCCCAAACTATATGACTATGCTCACCGTTATGCCACCACTCCACGTCAATCCAGTGAACGCATCCATATACCGCAGGGCCCATGTAGCATATCTACGGGCCCCGGTAACCACCCAGCACCCTACGCCAGAGCCTTCTGCAGTTACGTCCGTCCAGACCGTTTCGAAACCCTGGAATCCGGCCCAACGCGGCTCTCCTACGCCTCACTCTCCACGCACTGTGACTACGGCCGACCGGCACAACAGCGCATGCAAACTCACGTGTGACCTCAAATTTCTGCTCCCAAAGCAATCGAGTTTTTGGACACGTCTTTGTCTTCCGGTTGACGTTTCAAGCTGAGGAATGTTTTCTGTACCCCAAGCCGGTGTAAATTGGCAAACAGAATGAAATGAGGACTTTTTGGGGGGTGGGAGGGTGGGCGTTATAATTTTTGTTCCAAAAATAGCAGAATTAGGAATTGAGCGCCGATACGAAGCTCAGAGATTTCTAGTTATTGCGATTATAGTATTAAAACTTTTCTGCGGTAAAGCAGCGTTACGGAAATCCGCTACGGATCAGCACTAATAACGTCAAACATAGTGATACGTAGGTATTGCTGAGTCGAATGCCTTGAAGTTGTTGCAGAGAAACAGCGCCCCACTGTGGCTCTTAcgtgtataacttttttttttttttttgcaaatctattttttattacaaaatgcaatgtatatatatctCTCCTACAATGTACATATTTATGGTAAGAATCTCCTGTACATATCAAAAGCTTTCTTGAACACCGTGTGATTAAGAGGGCACAAAGAATTTTAGAAAAAGAAGCTTGGGGACACTTTTAAAGgaaatttctcctttttttcaattAAGAAACTTTATTTATTGCGATACCATGCCAGGGTGGTACTAAGCTACCCCCAATCCGGACtgaaatgtttaaaggaaatctgatgcaggcatttattacatttaatttattctcTATGGCCTACATGAGACTCATCAACCTTCAATTTCCTCCAGATAAGTGCAAAGCTCTGTATATCTGTTCTGTTCAGCTAGGCTTGCCATTCATGTTGCATGAGATGCATTGCTTTGTAGTTCAGCTGTAGGTTTTCTGGGTCACTTCCTGACGCTGAGTATAATCATATACTGACGTGGCTGCTATTACAAAACAAAGGGCTGAAGGAAGTGGTGCCGCTGATACAACGACCAATATCTCAGGTTTCATATTTTGTGAATCTTGTTGGTTGCTCTTGCAGATGATTGTCATGTACTGGCCCTTTAAATAAGACTTAAAGTGCAAAGGACACCAATGACCATAAAAGGAATCATCAGTCATCAAAAAAGGAGGCGGGGCTAAACAAATTTATGCTAATTTTTGAACTTAAAGTGCACCATTCAccaataaatattggatatagGAGGCCAAGGGTGGCCTAGGACCATAAAAGGAATCATAAGTCAACCAAAAGGAGGGGGGTGTTAAGTCAATGTATGCTAATTTTTAGACTTAAAGTGAACCGGTCACCAATGACCATAGGATGAATTAAAAACCAAGGGTGGCCTAGGACCATATAAGGAACCCTTAGTTATCCAGAAGGAGGAGGGGCTAAACAAATTTATGCTAAGGTTACACTTAAAGTGCACTGGTCACCAATGACCATTGGATATAGGAAGCCAAGGGTGGTCTAGAACTTTTGGTCATTCAAAAGGAGCTGGGGCTAAGCCAgtttatgttaatttttaaatttaaagtggacctgtcaggcTGTTTGCTCTTGTGTAACACATCTACATGTAGGACCAGGAATATCAGAAATCATTCATTGGATGTGCAATCTGATTTCACTTTGCTAATTGGGTCTGATTTTGGAGGTTAAGCCCCTCCCACTTGTCATCTCAATGAGGAGGAAATTAGTCATCTCGGGGTTACCATTGGTGAGAGTCTCCTATTCCAATCTTCAGTTGTGTTCAAGGTCTACCAATATTTCCAATGGAGTCACAGCTCCCCCGCCTCCTTGATCACATGTACAGTGGAATAAACCAAATACTACACAATTATGGGGGTGTTCGGATTACCTTTTgggtcatgaaaaaaaaaaaatcatgaactgcattcataaaaaaaattaacgtTTTGGAAAATGGGCACAAacatttggaaataattttttttttttgcacttatctgGAGGGTTCATGGCTCCTCCCCCATCCCCCATCTTCCTGCCTTAACCGTGTTTCTTTTTAGTTCCCATGTTGTTCCATTGTGTCATTGGgtcctggtcatgtgatcatgtgacaTATGTATGTATGGAAGGTGCAATGCCgcgtttttatatatgtaaagctatgaaagatatttatatttaataattaaaccATTGGAAAAGATGACGGCTCAGCTTTTATATATCCAGGGAATTCTAAACATTGGAGTCTTTCCATGTGCATATATGTTTTGATATATTCTACATGCACCTAAACCTTGGTGTAACATGTATGTAATACATTTCCATAGATgcggtggctgcattagttttcccttCTCAGGCTTTTGTAACTATTATTGTTAActtgtgatcctgccagtaacacacttcctgtcctcgggtgacaacactcactgtgcTGTATCAATGCAGGAGTAATGTTGTCACTTTAGGGCAAGAATACAGAACACCGCACACACGCACCTATCTTTATACCATAGGGAAGGTGTTCTGtattcctgtcctagggtgacaacatgcCATAAATTGTACCAAtgcagaagcagcattgtcaccccaagACAGGAATACAGAACACCTTCCTCTCTTTTTTAAGGATAAGTAAGGGGGAGGTGTTTTATGTAttcctgtcctatggtgacaacatgCACTGTATTCTATATTTACAggaacagcgttgtcaccctaggccaggaatacagaacacctccccctcTACTTATCCCCAGTATTCCTCAGATATAACTGGGAGCAGTGTGACTGATAAGAGCACAGCACAGCCAAGGAGCACAGGAAATTATCAGCTGACatgatttctggcaggatcagcagggaTTTTGCACTTTGTGAATCAAAACACTTATCATGGGATATTTTTTAGACCCAAAGGGTATTGAGGGTCTAGAAATATTTATGAATACTAATTGTCAAAACACTAATTTTTCACTGAATCTATTATGAAAacgttgggtgaatcttgggtgaaaataccTATGAATAGACCCCACTGGGTTTACATGACCATAATTAGATATAATGTGAAAGGGGGATAATGGGGCCATTATTCTAAACTTTTCCTAGATAAATTAATTGACTCTTGGTAAATTTTTGATTGGCAAATTAATGAACCATTGATGGGAAATGCCCAATCTTTTGTAGATCCTGCCAAGTGCAGGGGGAGCAGCGAACATGACGGCTACATAGCTCTGTACTGCACCGAACAATAACAAGTTAGTTGGGTGGCTGGGATATgaaaaggacagttttttttttcctgttgttaaGGTATACAGCAGAAAGCACTTCTATTGACTAACAGTTGTCAGGGGCAGAACctcccctgacaaccaccagccaatcgGATCGCTCCCTACTGTTAACTAAAGCAACTGACACATGATTTAAAGCAAAAAGagctatgtaaagaaaaaaaatgttgaatgtttggGGTGGGTGTTGTAATTAAACAAAATTCAAACAAACAGTGAatttaattctatttattattattatttatttaattaaaattccaTAACAGATTGTGCATAATAAATGTTCATTATGGAGATATCGATCTCTCACCGATCTGCACATATCTATGGCCAGCTTTGGACCCTCTACCGTTTCCCCGAAGAAGGTTGACCCTCTTTAGTGCCCTGATGAGCAGTGCCaaggtgtcacagggacaggatgTGATTGAAAACAATAGGAAGTAagaataaattcatatatattaatatataaaaggcCCTGACAATTCTGCACCCATTATTTGAGACCATTCAGAGAAATAAATGTGGCTTCAGAAAATGGGAGTCTCATGCCTTATAGCAGTGATTCCCAAGCCGTACATCATCATCAGGTGTACCGTGGGCAATTCTCCAACTCTTccagtagatggcagcagataGCTAATTACTTTgtgtatgtgacatttttgtttggtggAGTGCtctgggatttttctaatgtaaaatttgTGCGGTGACACAAGAAAGGTTGGCCTATCGTGTCACCGTGTCCAAGGATAAAGGAGAATATAAAATCACTGAATAAGTGGATTTAATTCTGCAGTGCAGATAGGTAATTGGCTGTTGTCACCGCTGTCAATAGAGGAGACGCTCTCGGTCTCGGTGTCACCGGCTGCTGCTAATTTGCCGCCAGCAGTGACAGACAGAAGATCAATAGAGGGAAGCGGCTGATGGGACTTCCTTCCATGATAATGAACACCAAGCCTGGTACAGAATTTTTATGGCACGGTGACAGCGACGAGAGATGCatccctatttcatgtacagcgctgcgtaatatgttggagctatataaatcctgtttgataataatattaacgcAAGGGACAAAAATAGCAGTACTGGCCACAGCTCATCTGAGAtttcaacaatatttttaatataataaccCCTGGTGATCCCACCTCGAAAGTCCttgttcagccacttcctgtatagggtgacaactccaAGTCCTTGTCTACTGATAGTGTTCCTGGGTTGTCACCTTGGTATTTTGAATTCTAATGACAAAGCTAATAATGAAGCTTTAATACAGTCATGgtcaactgttgtcaccatcaggataCCCCTGAAAAATGTCATGGAGCCATCATTggtgtgcatgtagacaggaattTGCTGCAGGTGATCAGCAGGAGAGGTGGAactaaaaaataagcattttatattaaaaaaatagccaATGTTTTTGATATTCAGAACACAGACCACACTAAGGGGTGGCAAAGGGATGAATTTAAATATAACGACTGCAGCTAGAAATAGAGGCAGGCAGGTAGATCAGGTAAGAAAAGGAAAGGCATTGTAATAATTAATAGTGATGTCACCCCCAACACTATCACCACCACCAACTATGCAGGTCAGGTGATGCTGGGGAGGGTTAAGGTCTCCTATAGCAAAGGCACCTATCCCATTTTATTACCACATACAcaattacacaaaatacacaattgtgtaaaatgaatttataaGTTGCAACATTGACAACATTCTGCACAGGGGACACCAACAATTGGGCATGCAGAGCATTCAACATAATTCTTGCAGAACTGCATTACCATCAATGACCAGCAGATAGCGCTCTCCTATTGCATTTCCAATTCTGACTTTTTTCTAATGGGCCTGTAGGCAAAACCTTGAACTTGATGATTCATTATACTGAATTCCTGAGAAAAATTACTTCTGACATTTTGGCCTCTTTCTAAACCAACTCAATGTGATTCTCCCTTTACTTTTCTCCAtatttgattttgaaaaaaacttttttcagttcaaaaaaacttttgcaattttttgcagattttaagATTTATTCTGAATATTTGTCATGAGGCCAACAAAACAATTCACCTTTCCTGTCTGATGGCACTAGGAGCTTTATATGTGGAGGGTGCAATGCATTCAGAGGAAATATTATCCATCTGTGATCACGCCTGAAGTGCCATGATTGCCCCGGATGGTATTGCCACTGTTGCACATTTTTTCACATCAGGGGGCGGATGGTTGGTGTATGTGGTCCACATGTTACCACCATTCCCATGTGTGCAATGGGGGGGGCATGCTGGGAGGAAGGAATACAGCAAGTATGAGTGTGATTGGTGGAGAG of the Pyxicephalus adspersus chromosome 11, UCB_Pads_2.0, whole genome shotgun sequence genome contains:
- the KIRREL2 gene encoding kin of IRRE-like protein 2 — translated: MKDPIRMDGHDTLLLSLLLSTLHTSFAAHFAQQPSDQVVIAGKSVTLPCVVVGYRGTVQWTMDGLALGAERDLPGWSRYSIIGDPVSGEHNLHIENVELSDDAIYECQATQAALRSQRVHLSVMVPPGDPLIRGAPILNVLLDTPYNLTCLAPAAKPAAEIVWYRDGKQLNGAIYSKHLLSDGKSEDAISSLLIMPTFADAGSSYTCHVRNSALPEGRERSVTLSVQYPPKVTLSVNPPTVSEGGSVTFLCSAVSNPEVTTYRWAKGGVPIPVSGDRYHATVDHTFFTAPVSCEVSNSVGSSNVSTAVNVLFGPRLLTEPRPMTVDLGGDASFFCGWTGNPTPTQFWNKKGSSEVLSNGNTLSLNKVTREDAGTYVCKAIVPRIGTMEKEVTLTVRGPPVITSAISYESVLGGKARLECLVETTPIPERIVWTWDKHSLDEGSMGRFSVETRVTNNDAVSYLIIDGTEPSDYMMQYNCTAINQFGEDSVIISLREEATLPLMLLLIALGLGTLCLFVLVTICVLCCRRPQKEVKDTQILAVEVSGSEHSDRHPSDSEEDLKEPLHTDTESRGTSQTEHSDIPDDPQDPTNGYYKVRAHDDSRPTTVAYPEFSSPPRPLYSATTSLTPLCPTPSLPGAPKLYDYAHRYATTPRQSSERIHIPQGPCSISTGPGNHPAPYARAFCSYVRPDRFETLESGPTRLSYASLSTHCDYGRPAQQRMQTHV